From Arachis hypogaea cultivar Tifrunner chromosome 3, arahy.Tifrunner.gnm2.J5K5, whole genome shotgun sequence:
CTCTCAGAATCCGAATTCTCCCCTTGGTTTTCTTGAGAGCATTTTCCTCCATAACTTGGTTCCTCTTGCGCTCGGCCCCATGAGTGAGAAGAAGGTCTGCCAGATTGATGAACTCTTCAAGCACATTTTTCATAATGCGAGTCATGACCTTGATTGTAGTGGAGGTGGAAGGGGGAATCAGAGGATCCTCATCCATAGAGGGAACATCAGTGCTGCCATCAGTTTGGTGACGCTTGGGAGCTATTTTTTTTACTGCACCACCCCTTTTGATATATGAGTTACATTATTCAGATTTTTTGCCCCCAAAATCAACATTATaatattgaaaaatttttgtaagaaGCATGACATATGGTAAAACATTTTTGGTACTGACACAAGCATACATATGTCTTACAAGTAAGTAAGCAAAAGAAATGGGAACTCTAGAAAGAAGAGCAAACAGAACCAGTGTGTCACAGAAGGATACACGTTGAAGAGAGCCTCGCTGAGGCAAAATGATTTGGTTAACAATCCTGTGCAGCTGGGCACGGATAGGGCCAAGAGACTTGTGAGTAGGAGTGGTACCTTCTAAGAGAGGGATATTGACGCACACGACACTCAGAGCTTCAAAGTAAGACACATTCATGGTATCGTCCCACTTACCTGATGTATACACATCAACCCTCCTGTCCTGATAATCTAGGGCTTTCCCTAGGTGGTATTTGTCAATGATGATCACCTTAGCTTTGACAAAGGACGCGATTCTCCCTTCTTTGTAGGTGAGGTTACTATAGAATTGCCGAACCAGGTCAGGATAAACTTTCTCCTTGATGGACAGAATGGGGATCCATCCTTGACATGCAAACAGAGGTGTAAAGTTCAGACCTTTTCTACGGAGCTTGTCAAGATTGACAAGCTTAGGAGGGCAGATAGTTCGATGAAGGATGTCTTTACAGAAGAACAGATAGTTCATGAGAGATTGATAACGACGACGATCAAAAGACTCAGGAGAAAAATCAGCATAGAAAGACTTGTAAGCAATGGGGTTTGACAGCTTAGGTTCAGACACAGAACGAAGAGGGAAGTCAATGACTGTACCGCGAGTATGGCGACTCTGAGTGGGGGTTATCTCATCGTCTTCGTGAAGAGGCCTCTTTCCTCTGGAAGAGCTGGGTTTGGATGAACTTGGTTGAGAGTTGGTTGGAGGAGAAGGAGGTGTAGGATGAGGAGCAACGCCAGGGCGGCGAGCGGTGGTCTTAGTGCGGGCCATGTCCGGAGAAGGATTTTGTGGTGATGGAGGAGAGGAATGAGTAGGTGATAGTGACAGAGAGGAGTGTGTGTGATCAGAACGGTGGGTGCCACTGTGTGAGCCTCTGCGAGCAGCTCTCTTCTTTCGAGCCATATTTATAGAACACTGGTTTGGAGAATATGAAAGAGTGGAGGGAGTAGTGTGAGAGGATGCATGTAGTGGGGAGTTAATATAGGTGTGGGAGAGTGCAAAGGTTGCATCttgaaaatagataaaaataaaaactttaaagTAGTTTTGGAAAACATTGAAAGTTACAGCTGTAACCTTCGTACGTTTcagataaaaataaacaaaaaggaaTTTGAAAACAAATATGAATGAAAAGCAACCTTAAGGTAAAGTTTTTACGAAGCCCAAACCATATAAGCATTTGAAATGAAGCCCAATTCAAACGAATAAAAAATGCCAAAAATTTGAGACCTAAAAAAAATGAAGTAAACTAAGTGATCTCAAAATAATgaagcccaaaaaaaaaaaattgaaaatccaCTTTTTACAAAGGCttatttattaacaaaaattttcagTAAAGAACAACCCTTAGTTCAAGATACTGCTTCAGAACTAGACGTCCATCATGTATTGAGTTCAGATAGGAATCCAATAGCTTCATAGTGAAGGTTACTCATCATCTGCCAAAGAAAATCTCACCGCGATTTGTGAGACAAAACACTAAAAATCTCATTAGCAGAGTCATTAAGAAAACAAAGATGAGGCAAGAATGCCCAGTTCAGTTCGCAGCTTACAGAACCTCTCTTCTATCAATGGTTTGGTGAATATATCAGCTAGCTGACCTTCAGAATTAACAAACTGAATATCTAAATTTctattttgcacatgttctctaatagaATGAAAACGaacttcaatgtgctttgttcttgagtgcaaaacaggatttttggAAATGTTAATAGCACTCATGTTGTCACAAAATAATGGAATATTAGATACTCTCAGTTTATAGTCAGCTAGTTGAGTTTTCAACCATAATAATTGAGAACAACAAGAGGAGGCTACAATATACTCAGCTTCGGCTGTTGAAAGTGCCACAGTAGCTTGCTTCTTGCTATACCAAACAATGAGAGATTTTCCAAGAAAGCAGCACATGCCACTTGTGCTTCTTCTATCAATCCTATCCCCAGCAAAATTTGCATCACAGAAACCCACTAATTGAAAAGAATCAGTCTTAGGAAACCATAAACCATACTTAGTGGTACCAAGCACATATCGGATGATCCTTTTGACAACTGAGAGATGGGACTCCTTAGGCTTTGATTGAAACCATGAGCAAACTCCAACACTTTGGATGATATCAGgcctagaggaggtaaggtacatcaAAGATCCAATCATCCCTCTATAGCGTGTCTCATCAACATCTCTACCATGTTCATCCTTATCAAGCTTGATATTAGGATGCATGGGGGTTCCCATTGGCTTAGCACAGTCCAGCCCAAACTTCTTgacaagttcctttgcatatttttcttgatggaTGAATATGTCTTCTGCAGTTTGCTTGATTTTCAATCCGAGAAGAAATTGAGCTCTCCCATCATGCTCATATCAAATTCATTGGTCATTAGCTTAGCAAAATCTGCACACAAATTTTCATTAGCCGAACCAAATatgatatcatcaacataaacttgcacaagaataaaatgatcaTGATAATTTCTAATAAATAAAGTGGTGTCAGTGGCTCCTCTTTGAAAgttgtttttcaataaaaatgagctaagcctctcataccaagctctaggagcttgtcttaaaccatacaAGGCTTTGgctagtttgaaaacatggttaggaaaaattttgttttcaaacccAGGTGGTTGAGCCACATAAACCTCTCTATCTATTATACCATTGAGGAAAGCACACTTTATGTCCATTTGGAATAGCTTGAAACCACAATGAGCAGCATATGCAAGAAGCAGTCTGATGGCTTCCATTCGAGCTACAGGTGCAAAGGATTCATTGAAATCAATCCCTTCCTCTTGATCATATCCTTGAGCgaccaatctagctttgttttGGACTATGGATCCATCTTCACCCAATTTGTTTCTGAAAATCCATTTTGTGCCGGTGACTTTCTTTCCATTTAGATAAGGCACTAATGACCAGACCTGGTTCTTCTCAAATTGCTGCAATTCTTCCTTCATAGCTAGCACCCATGAAGGATCAGCAAGAGCTTCTTGGATGTTTTGAGGTTCAATCTTTGATAAGAGAGCAATGTTGTTGGATTCGGCTCTTTTCAAAGATGAACGAGTGGTTCTACCAGTGGAAGGATTTCCAATTATGAACTCTTCAGGATAGTTTTTCAGAAACCTCcattctcttggtctctttgaaTGGTTTGAGGATTCAGGTTCCTCTTGATCAATATTTTCCTCTGCATCAGTGTTTTCTGCAGCGACAGGAGATAATTCCAGATTGTCTCCTGCAGAATTGGGATTATCGCTGCTAACAGATGCAACTTCATAAGAAATTGGATTTTGTGGAACTGGTTCAGTAATCCTTGGAACCTCAGCTTCAAAACCTGAACTATCATCAATACAAACACTGGGAACATTGTCAGATTCACAGAAAGTGACATGCATGGTCTCCTCAACTGTTTTGGAGTTCTTGTTGTAAACCCTATAGGCCTTGCTATTTGTGGAATAACCTAGAAAAATGCCTTCATGTGTTTTAGGATCAAATTTTCCTAAATTTTCTTTGATATTCAGAATGAAAAACTTGCATCCAAACACATGAAAATAGCTAAGATTGGGAGGAtgccctttccaaagttcatatggTGTTTTCTTTAAAAACTTCCTAATGAGGGTTCTATTTAAAACATAgcaagctgtatttacagcttcagccaaTAAGAACTTGGGAATTTCATATTCACATAACATAGCTCTAGCCATTTCTTgtaaacttctatttcttctttccacaacaccattttgttgaggtattcttggacaagagaagttatgTGATATGCCTTGTTcatcacaaaaagattcaaagaattgattttcaaattccttaccatgatcacttctaattgaAACAATTCTAaaacctttttcattttgaatctttttgctgaatttttcaaaaacagaaAAGGCCTCATATTTATGAGCAAGAAAGAACACCCAGCCGaatctagtatagtcatccacaattaccatGCCATAACTCTTTCCTCCAAGACTTTGAGTCCTAGTTGGTCCAAACAGATCAAGATGCAACAACTCCAATGGTTTCTTAGTAGAGACATCTTCCTTGGGTTTAAAAGAGGTTTTAATTTGTTTAcccatttgacaagcatcacaaatgATGTCCTTATCAAACTTTATATTAGGAAGACCTCTAACTAAGCCTCTCTTTACAAGCTTGGAGATTTagaacatgctagcatgtcctaaCCTCTTATGCCACATCCATTTTTCAGATTCCATTGAAGAGAAACAGGTTACATTTTGAACTTTTAGATCATCTAGAGTGATACCATAAACATTATCACTTCTTTTGGCAACAAATAAAACAGCCTCTGTTTTCTCATTTATGACTCTACAATCAGATTTCCTAAAGGTTACAACATATCCAAggtcacacaattgacttatgcTCAATAGATTATGCTTTAACCCATCAACTTAAAAGACACTATCTATGCAAGTTGAAAAATCTTTACCAATCTTACCAATggcaattattttacctttaccattatctccaaaagtgacaaatcctccatcatacttgttgagtTTAATGAAGAAAGCATCCCTTCTGGTCatatgccttgaacatccactatcaagaTACCACATGTCCCTTTTCTTTTTGGATGTAAGGCAAACCTGCATGTTCTTCaactaaccttaggtatccaaatccatttggatcctttgatgtgaaatcttcttggttgcccaagagcattaaaatcatgaacaaatTTATATAACTTACTATCATTACCAAAAGACCTAAGAAAGATGAAACATTGAGGAGGATCATGACCATTTCTATTGCACTTGTAGCACTGACTTTTGCCCACTGATTTCTGGGGTTTGCTGAATCCTTTTGGTTTGAATAGCTTGGAAGAGGAAGATTCAGATTTTTGAAAGTTTGATTTGAAAACTGATTTATTTCCCTCTATGAAACCAAGTCCATATTTTTCAGACCCAAACCTTTGACAAGCAAGCAGTTTGTTCAGATTTTGAGAACCTTGAACAAACTTTGCTAAGACTtcatttaaactttttatttgttcattCAGCTTTTTGTTTTCAGAAATCAAATCAGTGGAGGCAGTAACTTcatgcttgagtttgaatttttctAATTCAGTTCGCAAGGcaatgttttcttcttttaaaaacttTTCATTATTAGTTTCATTTACCttaacctttttcaaaagaagATCATTTTTTGTCCTCAAAGCCTCATTTTCTTTCTTACATTTACCATACTTATCCAAAAGTTTCTTAGAGTTCACAGAAATGTCTTTGATAATGTAGTGCAGTTCATCAATAGATAAGTCAGAGAGATCTACCTCATCTTCATCATTATGATCTGCCATTAGACATAGTTGAGCTTCTTGATCTGAGCTTTCTGAGCTGGTGCCgttctccaagtcttcccatgttgccatcatcaccttctttttgtctttctTGGATTTTTCACCTTTCTTAAGTTGAGGGCAATCTGACTTGAAGTGACCAGGTTCCTTGCAGTGATGGCATGTGAACTTAACTTGATCTTTCTTGACATCTTTGGATGAAGAGCTTCCTTTGCCTTTGTTTTTGTATCTCAGTAGtcttctcatttttcttgcaAAGAGCACCATTTCTTCATCTGAGAAACTGTCATCAGATTCTTCTCCTTGGGTTGTCATTCTTGATTTTAgtgctatacttttctttttgtcatctTTGTCTTGAGACATGTGAGTGGTTTCATAAGCCAGTAGCttgcctctcagctcatcataggtgatTTTGATCAAATCATTCCTTTCAGAGATGGCTGTGCTTTTTACTTCCCATTTCTTAGTAAGACTCCTCAGAATCTTTCTTACTAAGGTTTCTTCAGAGTAGCTTCTTCCTATGGCGTCcagattgttgatgattattgagaACCTTTCGAACATTTGATCAATGCTCTCATCTTCTTTCATACTGAATATTTCATACTCCTTCATCAGCATGTCAATTCTGGTCTCCCTCACTTGCTTAGTGCCTTCATGAGTGAGTCTGAGCTTATCCCAGATTTCTTTCGTTGTTTTACACCTTGACACTTTTCTGAACTCTTCAAAGCTGATTGCACAGTGCATCAGGTTGATTGCCTTAGCATTGAGTtcaaccttcttcttttcttcatctgtCCATTCGTTGTCCTCCTTTGCCACAACTTTTCCATCAGCATTCTGTTTGGTAGGAACGTCTAGGCCGTTGAGAATGATCTTCCAGATGTTGTAGTCGATCGACTGCACGAAGATTCTCATTCTCTCTTTCTAGTAAGAGTAGTTGCTGTCATTGAAGTAGGGAGGTCTATTATTGGACTGCCCTTCAGTGAGAGTGAAAGCCACGATGTTGGGATTCATGTTGTTGGCcatggatctttactccaagctgtgaagcttgccttcttgagaccttgctcttgataccaattgatggttctagtt
This genomic window contains:
- the LOC140183487 gene encoding secreted RxLR effector protein 161-like produces the protein MGTPMHPNIKLDKDEHGRDVDETRYRGMIGSLMYLTSSRPDIIQSVGVCSWFQSKPKESHLSVVKRIIRYVLGTTKYGLWFPKTDSFQLVGFCDANFAGDRIDRRSTSGMCCFLGKSLIVWYSKKQATVALSTAEAEYIVASSCCSQLLWLKTQLADYKLRVSNIPLFCDNMSAINISKNPVLHSRTKHIEVRFHSIREHVQNRNLDIQFVNSEGQLADIFTKPLIEERFCKLRTELGILASSLFS